The Paenibacillus sp. G2S3 region GATTAGGCTCAGCTAAAGCACTCATTACGTTAGTATTCATAAACAAACATCACTTCGATTCATTGAATTCATTCGTATTTCATATGACGAGGCGAGATAGAACGACTCAACAGCGCCTACTTCCTTGTATTTCCTATTCGTATTTACAATATACCACGGAGTGAATATTCCTGTAAAGGGATATATAGAGTATTCATTGTATGATAACTTCAAAAGTAGGGCATAGTACAAGCATTACGTAGAAATATGTTCCATGATAACCAGTAAACTTTACAAAAAACATAGGAATAGATATAATTAAGCATAACTTATCGGTTTTAGATGTACGCAAGGGGCCTAACGCCAGTAGGCTCCTTTTGTATTTCTTGGCCATGTTACAGGAGGGTGAAGGTCATACACAATGAAAAGATTATGGTTTGTGTTCATTATGGTCCGCATGGGGAGCGTTTAATCCGGCGTGGTGTGCAACTGTCTGAAATAATAGGGGCCCCATTGTTTGTATTAAATGTCGATAGTTCGGACAATGATGAATATAATCAGAGCAAAGAAATGTATATGACGGTTTGGAAACGTCTTGCCGATGAAGCTGGCGCAGAATTTATCATTCGGAAACGTGAAGGCCGAAAAACAACTGATATTATTGTAGAAGTAGCTGAAAAGAATGAGGTTACACAGATCGTCATTGGACAATCTGCTCAGACTCGATGGCAGGAGCTTACCAAGCGCAATTTCATCAATGAACTCATTGGTAAAATGAAAATGATGGATCTGCATGTCGTGGCTGTTCAGCGGATGCGTGCCGGACTGGAAGAGACCCATGAGGAAGGCGTAATCGCCTACCTGGTCAAAATCGGGGATGAGTATCAGCTCAGTGATGAACCTAAGGGAGAGTATTCGCTTAAAGGAAAGTTCTTTCACGAACTACACACAGAATTTGAGAACGGTTTATTCAGAATTGAGCAAGAAGATGGAAAGGCTAGATATTTGCATATTTGTGATGGCACATTGACCGATTCTTTATAATCGGGCGTGCCCTTATCTTCATGAGGGCCTATTATTTAGGGCCCTTCCAATCATATGATCTTTGGCTTTTGGTAAAAAAGTAAGTACTAAAGTTCACAACTTGATAAGCTCAAGTGGAAAAGGAGGACTGCCTTTGCTGCATGTAATCATACTTGTTCCGTTTCTAATGGCCTTAGTAATCGCACTTTTGACCAAGAGAGCATCCAACCTTCATAGAGGATGGCTTGTTTTCCCCGGTTCGCTCGCATTGTTTGTATATTTTTTAACCCGGATTCCCGTTATTAAGGGTGGGGATTTGGGATATGAAACTATTTCATGGATTCCTTCCCTAGGCATTGATTTGGTTTTCCATCTGGATGGATTAAGTTTACTGTTCGCTTTGTTAATCACTGGAATGGGTAGTCTTGTAATTATCTATTCGATTTATTATCTAGACAAGCGAAAAGAAGCGTTGACCCCTTTTTATATTTATTTAATGTTGTTTATGGGAGCGATGCTTGGCGTTGTGCTCTCGGATAACTTGATGGTGCTATACGGTTTTTGGGAATTAACAAGTGTCTCGTCATTTCTGTTGATTGCTTTTTGGCATCGGCGGCAAAAATCGCGGTATGGTGCACTGAAATCTATGTTGATTACCGTATTCGGTGGTTTAGCGATGTTTGCCGGCTTTTTAATGCTGTATGTGATGACAGGCACCTTTAGTATTCGGGAAATTTGGAGCGAAGTTGGCGATATTAGTGGTCATGCTTTGTTTATTCCAGCAATGCTACTAATACTGTTAGGCGCATTCACCAAATCAGCTCAGTTCCCGTTTCATATCTGGCTGCCGGATGCCATGGAGGCACCGACACCCGTCAGCGCTTATCTTCACTCGGCAACGATGGTTAAAGCTGGATTGTACCTTGTCGCCCGTTTCAGCCCTATTTTTGCGGGGCAATATGAGTGGTTCTGGATTGTGTCAGGCGTCGGTTTGATCACCTTGATCTATGGTTCGATCCAGGCGATGAAGCAGACGGATCTGAAGGCTCTATTAGCCTATTCAACAATTAGTCAACTTGGACTGATTATGGGATTGCTAGGAATGGGATCGGCAGCGGCATTTTATATAGGGGAAGAAGCTGTCTTTTTTACTGCTGCAACAACAGCGGCTATCTTTCATCTTATTAACCATGCCATCTTTAAAGGCTCGTTATTTATGATGGTCGGTATAGTTGACCATGAGACGGGTACCCGCGACCTGCGAAAGCTGGGCGGACTGATTTCCATTATGCCGGTTACCTTTACGGTAGCGATGATCGGCAGTTTCTCTATGGCTGGTTTGCCGCCATTTTCGGGATTTTTAAGTAAAGAGATGTTTTTTACAGCTGTCCTGAATATCCGAAACTTGGATATATTTTCTATTCCCTCGTTGTTTACGCTCTTCCCGGTTTTGGCCTGGATTGCCAGCGTG contains the following coding sequences:
- a CDS encoding universal stress protein; translated protein: MKVIHNEKIMVCVHYGPHGERLIRRGVQLSEIIGAPLFVLNVDSSDNDEYNQSKEMYMTVWKRLADEAGAEFIIRKREGRKTTDIIVEVAEKNEVTQIVIGQSAQTRWQELTKRNFINELIGKMKMMDLHVVAVQRMRAGLEETHEEGVIAYLVKIGDEYQLSDEPKGEYSLKGKFFHELHTEFENGLFRIEQEDGKARYLHICDGTLTDSL